The following nucleotide sequence is from Psychroflexus torquis ATCC 700755.
ATTTTACGCTTTACAACCCTGGAAAACATTTGCACTACTAGGTCTGTTTTCTTTTTATTGAGTTCCCTATACCTCTTTGCCGCAACTGTTTTACTACATCTTGGTGTCTTCTTTTGGGCCTTACGCTGCTTTGCGGTTAGACCATATTTTAATCTTGATGTTTTGCTCTCACGGTGCAGACTAAAATCAATGGGGATAAAAACACTTCCATTCCAATACCCAGCCACAAGTAGCTTGAAACCTAAATAGTAGGTCTTTGACACATGGTTGTAGATCTTTGAGACTCCTTCAATAGTCTTTCCTGTTTTTGAAAGATCAGTATCATCAAAGATCAAGCATCTTGTAGGGTCTGCTGAGGGGGTGAAGAGTTCATCTTTCAATAGATATTGCTTTACAAACTGGGCCAAAAAAGCTCTCCAATTAATTTTTTGATTTGCCAAGATTCGATAGTATGAATCTTTTCCACATTTATTAAGTTCTGGATCTTTGTCAGTTGTAAGTCCATAAATAGAATTAATTCCAATAAGGGGCAAAATCAAGAGCGTAGCGATCAAATCCTCAAATGAAAAACCCGCCTTTTTGCACCAACTGAATTGTTTTTTTATTCTATTGAAGCCTAAAATATTCAGATGTGCCCGTAAATAGTCTGAATTAAACCAAACCTTATTAAACTTCCCTTTTATTTCTTGAACTTTTGCAATATATTCGTGTTGTAGCATGTTTTGTACTTTGTGTTTAGTTACTTAAAGATACAGTAAAACCAAGGGTTTCCCTTGGTTTTCATGCTATTTTTTTCCAATTAAACCCTGTGAATAATGGGTGCGAAACTTGAGTTATTATTAATTTCTTCTTGTAGGCCTCCGCTTTTTCAATTTCGCCTAATGCCAAATAGGAGTCTTTTAAAATTTCAAACATGCTTCGCTTTAGATTACTATCCTCGAAAATATAGTCTAAACCTTCTTCCAAAACCTCAATAGCTGCTTGGTGTTTTTTCAATTTGTTCAAAGCTAATCCTTTACTATAATATAGCAATGCTTGTGAAGGGTAACTCTGTAAAGCTTCTTCACTAGTGTTTAATAAGTCCTCAAACTTATTTAACTCCACTTCAAGCTCAATGATATTTGTTACGAGCCTGAAATCATTAGGCTTATTCCGTAAAGCAGATTTATAATTATCTAAGGCTTTCTCCTTATCTCTAGATTTGTAAAATTCTCCTAATTCTGCTTTGCTGGAGGAGTTCTTTTCTGAGGTGAGTGCTGAGTCTAATACGCTTACAAAAGCATCTTGGGCATCAGGGTTTTGGAGCGCAAAGGCTTTAAAGGAGTTGATCACTTTTACTTTATCTTTTTCTTCTAGAGTGAGGCTTTCCACCACTTTTTGACTGTAAGCTTTAGCTTTTGGGATATTTCTAGTCACTAGGTAAGCTAATGCCAATTCTACATTAATTTCTGGGTTAAAAACAGAGTGTTCTTGCACACGATTCCCGACTTTTATAGACTCTTCTGGAGCGTTATTAAGCCTGTAAAGCTCCATAAGATATGTTGCCGCTCGAGTATCTTCCAAAGAATTTTGAAACCTGCCTTCAAAATATTCAACCCCTTTTATTAAGAGGTTCCCTTCTTTATAAATGACCATTCGAAATTGATCTCGAAACTCATCTAAACCCTCCGTCGCATCAAAACGATCCAAAGCTTGTAAAGCGTGTTGATATTCATTTTGGATCAAATACAAATTCGACAACTCTTGATAATACACCGGATCACTTTCAGCTATAAATTGGGCGACTCCTATAGCATCCTCATACCTTTTCTGCATGGAATAAACATAAAACAACTGCTTGTGAATGTTTATATTTTCTTTGTATTTTGAATCTTCTAAAGTCTTTTTTAAGAAGGTTTCTGCCTTATCGTAGGCTTCCAAATCGATGTAATTTTTGGCTAATTCGTAATACACCGCCATATTGTTGGACTGAAGCTTTAAACATTTTTCTAATTCTTCTATCGCTTTTTGGGGATTTTCTATTGCCCTTTGAGCAATCGCCTCAAAGAAAGTCTCTTGAAATTCGTCTGTGTTATCTCCAAGATTATCCACGTTGATCTCTTCGGATAAATTGTCTTTGTCCTGAGCATAACTGTAAAAAGACAGCAGCATTACCATAAAACAAAAAAGACGAATGTGTTTTGACATACTTTTTTTAATCTAAAACCGAATAATCTCCTAAACTTACGGATGTGAAATTCCCATCAAATTTAGCGAAGTTCCCTATCATAGCTTTATCAAGATTAGCATTAAGAACTTGAGAGTTTTCTTGAATCAAGGAATTTTTAATGGATGAATTTTCAATCGTTGTCCCATTTCCAATAGAAACATTTGGACCGATTTTAGCATTTTTCAAAAACACATTTTCCCCAATAAAACAAGGCTCTAAAATTTCAGAATTTTCAATTTTAACGGAGGAAGACATCAATTGTTCTTTTTGATCTTCATGAATAAACTTCAGCATTCTAGAATTCGTCTCAACGGTCACCTTTTTATTGCCACAATCCATCCATTCGTCAACCTGTCCTGGTTTAAAAATAGCCCCATTTTCTTTCATCTTCTTAATCCCATCATTGATCTGGTATTCTCCCCCATGCATGATGTTTTCTTCGATGACTTTCTCCAACTGAGTTTTGAGCTGTGACACTTCTTTAAAATAGTAAATCCCAATCACTGCCAAGTCAGAAACAAAGTCCTTAGATTTTTCTACTAACTCTGTAATCTGTCCTTTGTCATTCAATTTTATAACCCCAAAAGCTTCAGGATTTTCTACCTGTTTTACCCACATAACCGCGTCTGCTTCTTTATCTAATTTAAAATCAGCTTTAAACAAGGTGTCGGCATAAGCAATTACAG
It contains:
- a CDS encoding IS4-like element ISPto3 family transposase, which produces MLQHEYIAKVQEIKGKFNKVWFNSDYLRAHLNILGFNRIKKQFSWCKKAGFSFEDLIATLLILPLIGINSIYGLTTDKDPELNKCGKDSYYRILANQKINWRAFLAQFVKQYLLKDELFTPSADPTRCLIFDDTDLSKTGKTIEGVSKIYNHVSKTYYLGFKLLVAGYWNGSVFIPIDFSLHRESKTSRLKYGLTAKQRKAQKKTPRCSKTVAAKRYRELNKKKTDLVVQMFSRVVKRKIPVDYILIDTWFTSVGLLKKLRSICSSTHIIGMYKYNSKIEVRSKVKTLAQLKKQKAKPKRCRKFNYYYHHYIAEIDGLKVALFISKRGKNGKWHTLITTDTSLKFVKAIEVYSIRWSIEVFFKEAKQLFGLGKCQSTNFDVQIAQITIAMTQYLLTSIRYRMEAYETIGGLFKDLKQDYIENKLNIRILAVVNLILTNLEKLVESIDIELITSKIIEDIESYGFLTNTHSFNHQGVK
- a CDS encoding tetratricopeptide repeat protein, which translates into the protein MSKHIRLFCFMVMLLSFYSYAQDKDNLSEEINVDNLGDNTDEFQETFFEAIAQRAIENPQKAIEELEKCLKLQSNNMAVYYELAKNYIDLEAYDKAETFLKKTLEDSKYKENINIHKQLFYVYSMQKRYEDAIGVAQFIAESDPVYYQELSNLYLIQNEYQHALQALDRFDATEGLDEFRDQFRMVIYKEGNLLIKGVEYFEGRFQNSLEDTRAATYLMELYRLNNAPEESIKVGNRVQEHSVFNPEINVELALAYLVTRNIPKAKAYSQKVVESLTLEEKDKVKVINSFKAFALQNPDAQDAFVSVLDSALTSEKNSSSKAELGEFYKSRDKEKALDNYKSALRNKPNDFRLVTNIIELEVELNKFEDLLNTSEEALQSYPSQALLYYSKGLALNKLKKHQAAIEVLEEGLDYIFEDSNLKRSMFEILKDSYLALGEIEKAEAYKKKLIITQVSHPLFTGFNWKKIA
- a CDS encoding sugar phosphate nucleotidyltransferase, with protein sequence MKIIVPMAGRGSRLRPHTLTIPKPLIPIAGKPIVQRLVEGIAEVLEDEIDEIAFIISEDFGVEIEAKLKNIATSLKAKSTIYYQDKPLGTGHAIMCAKDSLSGPAVIAYADTLFKADFKLDKEADAVMWVKQVENPEAFGVIKLNDKGQITELVEKSKDFVSDLAVIGIYYFKEVSQLKTQLEKVIEENIMHGGEYQINDGIKKMKENGAIFKPGQVDEWMDCGNKKVTVETNSRMLKFIHEDQKEQLMSSSVKIENSEILEPCFIGENVFLKNAKIGPNVSIGNGTTIENSSIKNSLIQENSQVLNANLDKAMIGNFAKFDGNFTSVSLGDYSVLD